Sequence from the Brachyhypopomus gauderio isolate BG-103 unplaced genomic scaffold, BGAUD_0.2 sc449, whole genome shotgun sequence genome:
CTTCATGCGTTGAAGTCTAATGGAATTTCAGTTTGTGTGTTAAATCCTAATGCCAAGTGTGACgtttaaaatagttttttaaTCTGTTAGTGGTTTTTGTTTACCTCCGTGCAGAATGCTGGCATGTCTGGAGAACCAATGAGCAAGGGTCTATCCCAGGGGGCCGTGGGGGTCGGATGGCAGGATGATGCGggacagaagaagagagaagaaaaagagaCAAGGGAGGAGAACAGCCAGCTCAGCCAGACTAGCTGTACGACACGCTCTCTgaacaggtaacacacacacacacacacacacacacacattctctgaacagaaaaaaatactGTACTTACTAATACCTCAGCTAATCTCAtcatacataaaaataaaacagaatcCAATTAGTGATTTGTAATAATCATTAATATTAAgcgtttttttgtgttcctgtcTGTGTCATGAAATGTGTTCCATTCAGAAGTTCTCCTCCAAGACAGCAGGTGGCAAACCCTGAACAGGAGCAGAGCAGAGCTGGATCAAGATCCGTGCCGGAGTCCGGATCCGCATTCAGGACGGACGGAAAGGTATCTGTGAGGTGCAGAAGGCGGGAGCAGAGTGACTCAGACGGACCGAAGCCCCATGGCCCGGCTCGACACAACCGGCATATGCACGGAcaggacgaggaagaggaggaatatgacgatgaagatgaggatgaggagggcaCACGGGCCCCCCGGTGCAAGCGCGGGGCCCCAGATGTGACGTTGAGAGAGGGATCGGGGAAGCGGAGATGTACCAGGCCTCACTCTTTGGACCTCGGGGTGCTCCTGGCACACGGGCCTGGAGATTCGGAGCAGGTAAACCACTGTGCCATCTCCCATCTCCATAAGGGTAATGAAGTGGGCGGAGCAAAGCCACAGAAGCCATACAGACGGTTGTATGCTAATTTgttccctgtgggcgtggccCTGTGGCAGGACGTGGGTGTGGAGCGGCAGGTGGAGGGCCAGAGCGGCGGCTCTAGTTCCagcggtgggggcggagctacaGGGTTCTGGCAGCACGTGGAGGCGGGGCTCCGGGAACAGGCAGACCGTCTCCGTAGCGACCTGGCTCTGAGCCGGCAGGAAAGCAGGGACCTGCAGGAGAGACTGATGGTGTCTGAAGCCACAGTCCACGCACAGGCTGAACAACTGAAGGACTACAGGGACCTGCTGAGTGAGTGGAaaggcgctctctctctctctctgtctctccctctctctcactctctctctctctctctcactctctcactctctctctctctctctctctctctctgtctctctctctctgtctctctctctgtctctctctctctctctctgtctctccctctctctcactctctctctctctctctctctcactctctctctctctctctctctgtctctctctctgtctctctctctctctctctgtctctctgtctgtctgtctctctctctctctctctctctcacacacacacacacacacacacacacacacacacacacacacacacacacacacacacacacacacacacttatttgtCATTGGTAGTGGTAGAGGTTGGACACAAATGCGAGCCTttatgtggtttattatgaaggATACAAAGACAACTACACTAAAGACTATCAAACACAGATAAACAAGACTAAAGACAACAAATACGTGATACTAAATACAATCATAGACAAATCAATGAACAAGGACATCaacatatttaatatatatagcAACATAGACCACCAAAGTCACACGAAGAAAACCTGCATACTTACTATAAAGTGACaagacaaacacaaagcaaacaacaaaactaGTAACAGAGACAGGATAGAACACAAGATATACAAGACACGAGCTGACACCAGAAAAACTAGAATATCTAATGCAGAAACTGGGATCGAAACAGCAAGGCCTATGTGCAAACTTTAACTAAAAACATGGGATATAAATACAGGAGGAAATGCGGAGTGAAACTAGGAACAGGCCAATAATACTAATGAGAAGGCAGAGATCAAGGATGGGGCGTGAAGGCAGACACGAAAGaaaattcaaaataaaagcatgcaTAAAAGGAACCaggaaataaaatgaaaacaagGTGTTGCTATGGGGAACCACAGAGATGGAGGGGGTGATTGTGACACAGtgattttttctctctcagcgGAGAGCGCTGTGCAGCGGGACAGTAAGCAGGTGCAGGTGGACCTGCAGGACCTGGGCTACGAGACGAGTGGCCGCAGTGAGAACGAGGCCGAGAGGGAGGACGCCAGCAGCCCGGGTACAAACCGCACCACAGCTGCCAAACTACCaaactacaccacaccacagctGCCAAACTACACACTGCCCAATCACAGAGCCCAACTACCAAACTACACCACATCACAGCTGCCAAACTACATGCTGCCCAATCACAGAGCCCAACTACCAAACAACACCACAGCTGCCAAACTATATACTGCCCAATCACAGAGCCCAACTATCAAACTACGTACTTCAACTGTCCAATCACAGTCATACATCAAACTACATGCCTCAGCCGTCCACTGTGCTCTGGTCTGACTGCTGCTTATTCTGCTCCTTCCAGAGTTTGACGATCTGGAGATGTGCACCTCCCTCTCCCGGGAGCACTACGGCGACGGTGGGGGGGGCGGGCCCGGTAAACCCTGGGCTTGGCACGGAAGCGGCGGCGGCAACAGTGGCGATGCGGGTCAGCCCGACGACGCTTCATCGCTCCACTGCCTGGTGCAGGACCTGCGGGCGCAACTCTCTCGATGCCATAGGGTGATCCGGGGGCTTCAGCTGCGTGTGCGCTCCCTCTCCGCCACCTCTGATTACGCCTCCAGCCTCGAGCGCACCCCACGCAAGGTAGCATCGATTCCCTAAACGTACCGTATCCTTGTAGgatttgttttgtgttgtggTAGTATTATATCGTGGGTTTAAAGATATCGTAGGTATCATATTGTATCGAAGGTATCGTATCGTATCGTGAGTTTAAATGTATCATAGGTATCATATTGTATCAAAGGTATCGTATCGTATCGTGGGTTTAAAGGCATCGCAGGTATCATATTGTATTGAAGGTATCGTATCGTAGGTATCATATTGTATCGAATGGACCATATCTTCATATTGTATCGTGGGTTGTTTCCTCACCCGGCTGTGCTCTGGCAGGTGAACTGGGCATTCCAGGTCTCTCCAAGCCCCAGTGCCATGGAGGAGGACGAGGGCTGGCAGTCAGACGGGCCGGTGCGGGGCCCCGTGCGGCCCAACAGGGAACTGCAGGAGCTGGTGTCCCGCGTGGCCTTGCTGGAGGAGCAGGTTCGCAGCGCCAGGCTGGAGGGGAAAGGAGGTGCAGAGGAGGGCAAGAGTGCCACCTGGCCAGGGTGAGAGGAAACGGCACCGTAAAATGCACTTTTACTAGGTAAATGGCACACTTCCACAAACTAACTCCTCTATTTTTTTGGCTGCCCAGGAAGTACAACACCCTGATCCAGGCGCAGGCCCGGGAGCTGTCGCACCTGCGGCAGAGGAtgagggaggggcggggcatcTGCCACATCCTGACCCAGCACCTGGGCGACACCACCAAGGCCTTTGAGGAGCTGCTCCGGGCCAACGACATCGACTACTACATGGGTCAGAGTTTCAGAGAGCAGCTCTCACAGAGCACTTCCCTAGCACAGAGGATCAGCATTAAGATCAGTGggagtgagtacacacacacacacacacacacacacacacacacacacacacacacacacacacacatacacacacacacacacacacacacacacacacacacacacacacatggacacatacacacacacacacacacacacacacacacacacacacacacacacacacacacacacacacatggacacatatacactcatgtGCAACCATAGTGCAGTATTGAACAGTTTCTCTGTCATTTGTTCGTTCACAGGAGATCGGTCAGAGCTGCAGGATGACAAAATGGGACATGAGCTGCTAGCTTTAAGgtaatttgtttgtgtgtgtttgtgtgtgtgtgtgtgtgtgtgtgtgtgcatctgaaaAGTAAACTTATTGTTTGTTGAAGTATACAGAATCTATACAAACTGCATTCCCAACATCAGTAAATACAGCAgtcatcatgtgtgtgtgtgtgtgtgtgtgtgtgtgtgtgtgtgtgtgtgtgtgtgtgtgtgtgtagactgaGTAAGGAGCTCCAGGAGAAGGACAAGATCATCGAGTCTCTCCACACCAAACTGCAGCGGCCGCCTGACACCCCCACCAGCAGCCGGCCGCCCTCCGAAACAACGGACCAATCAGACCGCACTTCCTTTGTGTCCGACGACAGGGGCTCCACCAATGAGGACCTGGATCTGTGTTCCGACGTGGACGCCATCAGTGAATACGCCCAGCAGGATCCAGCACCCAGACCTGACGATGCAGGTATGGAAactgcagtacacacacacacacagtcacgcacacaaacacacacacaggaatgtgCATTTAACTAAATACACGCAAACACGCGTACACACGCAGTGAGACCAGGTGCACCGTAACCGTCTTCTTTAGGTccgcctgtctgtgctctcttgCAGACCGCCCCTCCCTCTTCCATGTCCCCGGCTATATTCAGCCCCCTATTGCCCCCTACAGGCCCACGGAGGGTAAAACAGGTAGGCCAGGGTCAGTCAGCATGGTGTGGAATAACTGTTTAGCACATCCATGCTCTTTATATAGTGCAGTAGTCTAACGCTCCTGCGCCCGTCTCTAGGTCTGTGTTCTGCACAGATGTCCAGCTTTTTGCCCTTGGCCCAGAACAACTATTGGTCCAGCTCCTCGAATACCTTAACCTTTGACCCCTTGCCCTTCACTGGTCCTGATGCCGGGCTGTTAGCCTCAGGACTCTATCACCAGGGCCTGCGCAAACCACCAGTCCGAAGTGAGCACAcagcttgcgtgtgtgtgtgtgtgtgttcctgtccaTAATGTAGCTTGTACCTAACAGACAAATACATTTTATCATTTTTAGATCTAATAAATGATTAGACTCATGGATTTGTAGTGTCTACGGTTGTTGCAGCTACTGACAACATGCAACATGATgtgaacacacatatacaaaacctgaccacacatacacatacaatgcTTCACATAATACCATAAATATCCATCTACTCAATATGTTCAAAGTCATGAACAGACTAACTTACCAGTGTGAGAGCAGCATGTTCTATCATTGAttcccccaaacacccccccccccccccaaccgcaACTTACTCTGTGCCCGACACGAGTGTCAGTATCCCTGCGATGTCTCAATCCTGAACATGTCTCTCTTTGTGTTGTCTGAACCAGGTTTCAGTTTACCTCATTCTCTGAGCAGCTACGCACTCATGGGCCCCACACCTACCGATTCTGCCAGATACACCCCACAACTATCCCAGCATTCCCTGGGACATCCCCTGAAAACGGATGGTGGCCTGGTGGCAGCCCTTACACCGTGGGGCACAGATGACATGTCTGAGCCAATCAGAGGCCTCGCTGGAACGCCTGCTTACCAATCAGGGAATCACTCAGGTGTGTCAATTACGTCCAATGTAGTTCTGCATAGTTAACAGAGCAGATCAGTGTGGAACCATGACAAGTACACGTCTGTCCAATtgaaacatgtgtgtgtgtgtgtgtgtgttctcagacATGGGTCTGATTGAAGAACACCTGCAGGAGATCCGGACTCTGCGCCAGAGGCTGGAGGACTCCATCAGGACCAATGAGAGTCTTCGCCAGCAGCTCCAGGGTCGCCTGGCCACCGCCCCCAGCACCGGAGGTGAGAGGGACACGCCCCTCTCCTTCCCCCCTCCAGAGGGTCCCGTCTGTGCCTGCGGGCATGATGGGAGCTCAGGGGGGAATActacatcactgtgtgtgtcccCCTTAATTCTGTGTGTCGAGCTACAGTACAACACTGTGTAGAAAATGTGTCATGAACCAAACAAAATAATGCATACGATGCTTACAGGAGATTTATGTCTCTGTGCTTTGAAGTTATATTGAAATCCAGTTCTGCTCAGTCTGCTGTTACGTGTTTTTCACTGAAGGGCTTGtgtctctaccccccccccccccccccccacagctcccaccaacatctacatccagGGCCTGGACACTGTCACACAACTGTCCAATGAGATTCGAGTTCTTAAGGAGGAGAATCTGAGTCTTCAGTCAAAACTGCAGGCCAACAAGGGTATGTTTACTTATAGGGGTATGTTTACTTACAGGGTTATGTTTACTTACAGGGGTGCGTTTACTTACTGGGGTACGTTTACTTACAGAGGTATGTTTACTTACAGGGGTACAGGCTTTATCACTCAGTTTCCACCCCCAAAATCCAAAATTTGTATATAGTTCATACAACTATATCCAGTCCCaactattatatatattatagaaTTATATAGACAGAATTATATGTAATTCTGTCTATATAAttctataatatatataatattctatattatatataattctGTCCGTTATTACTGCTctgttgtgttttctgtagACAGTGGTAAGGAGGTGGAGCAGCTGCAGGAGGCGGTGCTGTCTGGGCGGGCCCGACTGAAGCAGGCGGAGTTAGAGGCGGAGCAATGGAAGGAGGAGCTACGGCGGCTGCAGGCGCACGGGTGTGAGCAGAGTCAGCAGATCCAACATCTACGGCAGGAACGACTGAACAACCAGCAGCACAGCAACAAGTAAGAGCGTCCGCCATCACGGCAGGATTCACCGCCGAACCACACACGCGTGGCActcacgggtgtgtgtgtgtgtgtgtgtgtgtgtgtgtgtgtgtgtgtgcaggctgcaGCATGAGGTGAGTCTGCTTCAGCAGCAGCTGTCTGAGAGCAGGCACCTCCTGCACTCTCTGCAGTGTGAGCTGCAGCTGTACGAtcgtgtgtgtgcaggataCAAGAGCGCCCCCACAGGTGAGACGCCACTACTGCACACTTCGGTATTACCTTGACCTTGGTAAAAATAGCGTTTACACACATACCCAAACGCTCTGTTCATCTCTCCTTTGTCccctttgttttctttttttctaattTGTCTTTCCCCACCCCCTCTGTCCCGCCCCCTTGCCCCTCCCACTCCGGCCAGGCCGCGGCCCCGAGCTGCCGTACCTCTGCGGCCCCGGCGTGGGCGAGCTGGCAGGGCTGCTGGTGGAGGTTCGTGCCCTGCGGGCGCAGCTGCACGGGCAGCTGACGGCGGTGGGGGCGGGGTTGGGGGCGGAGCCACGGCCCACGTCCCTCGTCCCCGCCAGCCCGCTGCGCGACGCCCTCTACAGGAGGCAACTGCTGCACGGTGAGACAGACCAACAGACCGGGTCCATTACACCTGCCCGTTTTTAAAGTCGGGCCCCCGTATCTTTGTAACTGCGCCTAACAGGACATGAATCATGATCGTAACTGTGATCGTAACAGTAGATGATTTGTGTCGTGTGTAACGAAAGTTCCACTGAGTGCAGTTTTAATGTGCTGACACACCAGAACCATTATGCCTACACTGCATAAATGCGTAACTGCTGTGAGTGCATATATATGCttgcgtgtgcgcgtgtttgCATGCGTGTGCTAACCTGCATGCTGGGTGTGTCCTGCAGACccgtctccctcccctcctgtgCGGGACGTCGGCCCGTTCCCCGCGGGTCCGCCCTACTCCCC
This genomic interval carries:
- the LOC143506200 gene encoding myomegalin-like — encoded protein: NAGMSGEPMSKGLSQGAVGVGWQDDAGQKKREEKETREENSQLSQTSCTTRSLNRSSPPRQQVANPEQEQSRAGSRSVPESGSAFRTDGKVSVRCRRREQSDSDGPKPHGPARHNRHMHGQDEEEEEYDDEDEDEEGTRAPRCKRGAPDVTLREGSGKRRCTRPHSLDLGVLLAHGPGDSEQDVGVERQVEGQSGGSSSSGGGGATGFWQHVEAGLREQADRLRSDLALSRQESRDLQERLMVSEATVHAQAEQLKDYRDLLTESAVQRDSKQVQVDLQDLGYETSGRSENEAEREDASSPEFDDLEMCTSLSREHYGDGGGGGPGKPWAWHGSGGGNSGDAGQPDDASSLHCLVQDLRAQLSRCHRVIRGLQLRVRSLSATSDYASSLERTPRKVNWAFQVSPSPSAMEEDEGWQSDGPVRGPVRPNRELQELVSRVALLEEQVRSARLEGKGGAEEGKSATWPGKYNTLIQAQARELSHLRQRMREGRGICHILTQHLGDTTKAFEELLRANDIDYYMGQSFREQLSQSTSLAQRISIKISGRDRSELQDDKMGHELLALRLSKELQEKDKIIESLHTKLQRPPDTPTSSRPPSETTDQSDRTSFVSDDRGSTNEDLDLCSDVDAISEYAQQDPAPRPDDADRPSLFHVPGYIQPPIAPYRPTEGKTGLCSAQMSSFLPLAQNNYWSSSSNTLTFDPLPFTGPDAGLLASGLYHQGLRKPPVRSFSLPHSLSSYALMGPTPTDSARYTPQLSQHSLGHPLKTDGGLVAALTPWGTDDMSEPIRGLAGTPAYQSGNHSDMGLIEEHLQEIRTLRQRLEDSIRTNESLRQQLQGRLATAPSTGAPTNIYIQGLDTVTQLSNEIRVLKEENLSLQSKLQANKDSGKEVEQLQEAVLSGRARLKQAELEAEQWKEELRRLQAHGCEQSQQIQHLRQERLNNQQHSNKLQHEVSLLQQQLSESRHLLHSLQCELQLYDRVCAGYKSAPTGRGPELPYLCGPGVGELAGLLVEVRALRAQLHGQLTAVGAGLGAEPRPTSLVPASPLRDALYRRQLLHDPSPSPPVRDVGPFPAGPPYSPYSELEEISLTANDSLETHAELEGEAPDGSFANRNGRHVVGHVDDFSALQQQVLEGRGLVQRMEATLQTCLHTATMEVDAGQALDYASMRSLLANTKTLGQILEEAVSLLKMFWRAALPSSDAAAHLLQKEQSMREEIRSLRLKLAEQEEVLQSTIQRLRSTNRSKESMETFIVNQLSRTRDVLKKARANLEKNELRISSLSSSSSSSRHGKVPNAAYPKSPDWVGVTPEVAAGGVGRRLAAKQDKECLLKTTS